Genomic segment of Labrus mixtus chromosome 1, fLabMix1.1, whole genome shotgun sequence:
ggtatggactgcctagtgtgagtgcgctaACAGGGTGCGTTTTAGGAAATCAGAGATTTAGGAGAATGATTTACGATATTTTGGGAATTGctttaaaagtataaataagATGATATTTATACTTATACAGGCTATGAGTCATAATTTATTTGgataaaacagacaaatctaCGTCAGCTTAGACATTGAGCACCCCAACATGAATATGTGATGCTCTGTTGTGTTTGGGATTTGAAAAGTTCTGTGTATCACCTTGTAGATGAGTCTGTAGGCCAGATAGAAGAGAGCCACCACACGACCCCAGTTGATGCCATCAGCAAAGATGTTTCTGGCCACCTTCATGAAGATACCCTGGGCACAGTTGCCTGGAATCTGGTTGATGAGTCTGACATGACAGCAAGAAAAGACTTTAATGTCACAATGGATTCATTTTAGTGCTGTTAACCGAAATAATTGTTTGGTGAGCagcacagtgttgttgtttgctaAAAATGAGTTGTGTTTCAACATGGAGTGCCGAGGAGACACGCTGTCTCCTGGATATTTGGGCAGAGGACCATATCAGAAAGCATCGCATCATAAAACCGACGTTGTATGAAACGCTCTTGCTGCTCAAAATGTTCTGCAAACATTTATAACTGTATGAACCAAATCAATACCAGGACAACGAGTGCAGCACGCAAGATCTCCAtgattgtttattttcactttgcgattaccgctttaccTCGCCCCAGACCTTTTTGTCCAATGATTGAACGATCTTTGCACGTGTGGTTTTGTTTACAAATTCTGGGCCTCTTGTGAAAAGTGCAATGTGGAAACGAACCGCACCAaaccaaaaagagaaacatcGTATTTGGTCCGGACCAAAGAAAGCGTTTGAGGCAGTCCATCTTCCAGACGACTACTTCATGCCTGAGCCGACGTTCCGTCATCTTGTCATCTGTGGCCACTTGCGCACATGACGCGTGGGGGTTCCACATGATGGGAGGGAACGAAATTAAGCTTGTTATGGTAACACACCAGATATACGATATAAAGAGATTGGGCACAAACCTCGAGTTCAGGTCAAGTCTAAAGTCTCTGAGAGGGCGTGTCAAAGTGAAGTCTCTAGGTTAAATCTTTGTGCAACTTAAGAGCGACTCGAGTCCAAGTCTCAAACTTGAGTCCCCATCTCTGGTGTGTATGAAAGTTAAAGACTTATTATTCAGGCTGCAGCCTTGATGGTATTAAACTGACttgtgcagaaaataaaacataaatgaaatcGTCATTCTAAGCCGTACGAAGTATTACTTTTATACCTTTAAGTATAACCAATTCAAggctttaatattttaattagtGTCTGCTGTAGGATGATATCAGTGAAAAGctcaaagaaatgtttcatattaaaaatCTTAATCTATCACAGGCCTCTGCTGACTGATCTGAGCCTagcgtctttttttaacatgacgCTGCGCTTACTGTTGGAGCTCGGCGTTCCTGTTCAGCTCAGTGATCTGTAGCAGCTGTTCCACCATTTTTTTGACTTTTGGATCCTGTTGTTCACTCGACCTTCCTCCCAGATCCTCAGGCGACACGTGTCGACCAGGCTCCTCTGCGTTTATAAGTTCAATGACATACCTAGGACCAGTGAAGAATCAAGTCACTGGGTCTCCCTCAGGCAAAATATCCAAAAGGTCAACCTTGAGTTTATATGCGCTAATTAGCCAATGAATAATAACTTTGTATAGGAAATCTGTGATTGAATCGTTTTTATTTGGATCATTTTTCAATGTGTTAGGATGAACTTACCCTCTGAGGAGCACTGCAGCCAGATCCATGATGGGGTCATCAATGACatctgaagagaagaaaagattgATAATAGCGTACAGTTAGTTTAGAAACGTTTGAAAACGTATTTAAACAAAAGTATTAATATAAACTTATGCATATCTATACTACAATGATGCAGACCATGtatgaaatgaagaaaaccATATCGGTGTTGActtgagctgtttaaaaaacgAGGAGAGACATAGGGTTGTGTCTTGCGAGAAATATGTACCGTTTTAcgtagcccgtctctgtactgtttgatggACTGTTTGATGGACTGGATGAAGCtaagaggagaaaaagtgaGCGTGATTGAACAAGAAGCCGGACCAGAAGAATTATTGAAAAGGCTTTTACACGTTGGAGAGAGCTTCAAGAAGTAGTGGGCTACAAGTCTGACACCGGGCTTGTAATGCTGCGGACTGGTGAATAATTTTCCCGTTTTGAATCCCCTgcagtacttcacacctacgtgtgacgtagaGGGgtgaccggaacctgagggagaccccacaggaaggaggccaggtgacaaaactctgagacttccattgctctctctctttccacgcactgacttcaagtgttcggagacacaagctcacttcctgttttatgcaaccatcttcctttgttttaagttttggcgcgcaggtaatccgcggccggcagtgttctaaattccgagctcggattgtccagtgaacgcatctcagtttctctgagagcgtcagactataacagattatcagaaagataacggtcttattccgccctgcaacgaaaggacataaacggacatctttccactcgacggagaaccaacgaagccgctcttgacctaagggaccctcgccgccatcaaacgcctctgcaccagaaacggacagaagatctgttttatcgccggactcctttttcgggcaaagcgattcacaagtgaggcttaattaggtctgtgcagaattagctttagagagtgtttttaacaattgtttgattgatgcagaaactgtaatttttctctttgttggaccgtcgcgtcctgagttttacctgtttaaaactcttgttgttcccgtttcggaccgctgcgtcctgtatgtgtttagcgtaacagcgttataaccgggtattattcttctgatcagaaaggccagtgtaagccttATTAACTTGAATtgggccattggtttgtttctgtaaatgaagggaattactctgAGCTGTGGCGCGGGatttcggactgtgatccggcctcttcaggcatgggtttctctctctcttttctcctcctcttactaacacacacacatacacacacacacatacacagattcCCGTGTAGACgcacatctggagactaactccaccaccacgccattacgcacataggccatacacacacacacatagagatctatacactcgcggccatccagacgcctcagagacaccgATCATgcagggccgaactcggtctcttttagacattaaggccacgttaggtctttgttaggtgtgtgccatcggaagggcgaccacgtgggaagaagcaatctcccccttttccccctcctctctctgtttcattcacagacacacacacacacacgcacgcacgcacgcacccaagtctttgttaggtgtgtgccatcgtgagcgaccacgtgggtacgaagccatctcccccctctcttctccccccccccccctctctctctctctcacacacacacacacacacacacacacacacctcttccacaagccttgcttgataatgtttgttgcttagattagtttataatagttatttgtttggttaagttcattgattttggattgatgtggccttgtttaaataaattctgttataatttaagagagcagttgtttgtgattactggtgtatttgcattgtgatataaactgggtgcgagggctttgtgtacggatttcatgCCTTCAATTtgttaaatatagttattaattattaataatattagtaattaaataactaatttgagactgatttgagtgatattttggttatatttccctgagtacagggtggtgccacaaacgagattaaacatagtttaatgatatttttatttatattattaataattaaatataattattaaagaatataaccaaagttgacttgatacaaccccaacaccacTGTTTTAACAAACGAAGCAAATGctctgcattttaaatatgtagatGAGGCAAAGGTAAACAaaatattatcatcattatctaATTTGAAAGCAAAGGACACTTGGGGAATTGATACGgtttttcttaaaaatgttaGTGATGTTTTAACAGCCTCTGTCACTCAAATGATTAAACGGTCACTGGAGGAAAGTGTATTCCCTAGCACTCTGAAGACTGCTAATGTAACGCCTGTTCACAAATCAGGGGatagacaggaagtgagcaacTATCGTCCCATCAGTATATTGCCTGCCATTTCAAAAGTTATTGAAAAGGTTGTTGCTGAACGACTGGTAGCCCATCTTAATATTGAAAATCTACTGCACCCTATGCAATTTGGGTCTCAAGCAAACCATTCCACTGAAACGGCATGTTGCTACTTCCTTGAAGTCATTAAAGGTAGCCTTGATAAAGGAGGGGTGGTGGGTGCTGTATTTCTCAACCTGCGCAAGGCTTTCGATACAGTTAATCATTCAGTACTCATCTCCAAATTGTCTAAATTTAAACTCTCTGCTAATGTTGTTAATTGGATTCAGTCTTACCTACTTGGTCGCTCTCAGTGCGTACGGATAAATGATAAAACATCATCACTAAAAGCCTGCGTTATGGGAGTGCCACAGGGTTCCATCTTAGGACCGCTGTTGTTTAGCGCATACATCAATGATCTCCCatctgtgtgtgatgatgtgggGACCTtgatgtatgcagatgacacggTCCTATATGCATGTGGGAAAGACCCTGAACAAGTAGCTGCCAAACTGTCATTAGCAATGGAACAAGTCATAGAATGGTTACGTTATTCATGTCTGACTCTTAATACTGACAAAACTGTGGTCATGTATTttgtgaataaacacaaaaatgttttttccaaatATTATTGTAGGTGGGCAAATGATAAAAAAGGTTGATGAGTTTAAATACTTGAGTGTTACACTAGACCACAACCTTACTTTTAAAAGTCATATTAAAAAGATGTGCCATAAAGTTAAATATAACATAGCCAACTTTAGACATATCAGGAACTCACTTACAGTCGAAGcttctaaaatgtatttgaatgctatgattttttcttactttcattcCTGTATATCATGTTGGTCTCAAGCAAACAAGACTGTCTTAAAACCCATAAGGTCACTTCATAAACAAGCCCTTAAAACTCTGGACAGGAAACCACAACAGTATCATCATTGTGATATTCTTGATAAATTAAAAATTCTAAGCTTTGACAATTCAATTTTTTATACCGATGTCCGTTTAGTGTCTAACATAATCCATGATGCTGCTCCCCACCATTGAAAAGCTTTGTGAAACTTCGCTCTGAGCTGATAAGCAGATCTTCAAGGTCTGCCTCTAACGGAGATTGCAGTATTCCTAAACGTGGCTCCGCTTtagcacaatctgtttttttttcttttaaagccattAAAGAATGGAATAGTCTTCTAGCTAGTCTTAAACTTTGCACAAACGTCTGCACTTTCACCCGGGAAGTcaaaaaatggattttaagTAACTTGTGTCATCAGGGAAACTTGTACATAATGCTTTAATATCTGTACATTGTTCTATGTCTTTCTTCTAtcttgtgatgtgtgtgtgtgtgtgtgtgtgtgtgtgtgtgtgtgactggttgatttgtattttgctgttgccatcatctgcccagggacaacagatggaaattagctagctagctaaatctggtacaaagcatctcttctcttctgagactaatgtttttttttgtacactgtccctgattcaaataaacgataaaaaaaaaaaaaaaaaaatctaattgtaTGTCTTTTTATACTCTGGTTGCAGCATGCACTCcctggatgaggaggaggaggctcatTCTTGAGAAACAGCATGTAGGTGGCTGTCACTGAGCCATTATTTCACTGACCTGTCATTCCGGTCTatagtgtttatgtttgtttctttgcagtatTGATGGGGAGGATCTTGTTCAGAAGTGCTGTGGAGATGATGTGGGCAGCTCTGAAGAAGAATTCCTTCCACTTCTTCAGTTACGCTATGTTTAATTTACTGGTAGAGAAAGCTGATGTCTACATGTAAATATAATGGAAGATCATTTGTATACACAACTTTTCTGTGACCTAGTCCataaatagaaaacatttaattggAAACAGggtttaaaaacaatgatgtgATCAcatgagcatgttagcatcacTGCAGAAATGTTCTCTCTGCTAAGTTTACATTTGATCTAGCCCCTGTTATTAGCTATATTTGATTATATAAATCAAACTTTTACAATTCAAGATCCAGAGCGTGGATCTGTACAAGGAATGGGGTCTCAAACGTTTACTCAACATCTCGCATGCTGCAAAGAAATTGGGTAAAAAGCTACATCAGGTAAGGCTTTTCGAAAACTTGTTCTTACACTCATATCTGTTCtctcatttgttttctaaagattGTATTTTCACATTCAAACCTTATTGTGTAAGGAAGAATAATTTTTCTGATCTTCTGTATCTTATAATTAGGCTGACACGGTGAAAGACCAATCATCAGTCATGGCCTGGATGAACCTCTTCTGGTTATAATAcataatgatttttaaaaatatatattttgcagATGTTACAAAGTTCATCATCTTCAGGTATGACTCTAGTCATGCAAATGCTTGTATTCGTAATGATTtttatacaaacacattttgactttttcacaTCAACAATGGCTAAATCATTATTATCTAGGAccattacaaaatgtatttaaaatgacacacttggcatttatattttgactctttctatctctccagCTGATTTTCAAGCTGAGGACTCTGCTCACCATTATGTTATTTGGTGCAGTATGAAGAGGAAGTGAGAAGTATGTCACTAACAGAGCAGGGGTTTTCCTTCTGCCTTTTCTACCCAACCACTGCTAAACTTTACTCACATTTCACAGGGAGAAGCTGCTCCTAAACTTTCTGCCAGCTGAATGTGTAAATAAGTTCTGCATGACAACGTTAAAACATACTAGGCTAATGGTATTCAAGGCTTTGAATTACTTGAAGTTTCACTCTCGTAAGGATGCTGTTTCCACAGCAGAGGAAAACTTTCACAGAACAAAGGTGCCTCCTttgttaataataattttaCCTAAAGAATAGTACTTTTGAAAGTTGTGTTCATATTGGAGAATAAGAGCTGCACAGCTGGACTGTAGAGCAGACATGGCTTCACATACCTTCCCCACCCACTGCGCCCAGAAGCTCCTGgcctccttctctcttctcctcttctcgtCCGTCAGCCATGGCTCCAAACTTTCTATCAGCTCGGGGGAAGTGAGAGGCAACCTCTGGAGTTGAAGCTGAGCTGAATAAATGAAACCAAAAATTtgcagaaatgcaaaagaaTGCAGTTCACCGAGtgtcaatatttatttgtatagcgtcaactcattacaagtgttatctcgagacactaaatatcttactctttgtcttttttttttttttcaccaactttttatttattttgagaaCCTTTACAGGTGTATATCATCCAATAAATTCATTAGGTAGTAATTCATACATCCATTTCATTGTCATAAttacaatgcaaaaataaaataaataaaaaaagaagaggatgacAACACAACCCTGCAAACCTGGAGTTttcacagtgtgagccaggcttaactCTTAGTAGCCAAGAGGCTTTGTGAATATGGCCCCAGATTTTCAGCTGTACTCAACTCACTGCTTGATGGACGTATACCCGTTTTATGGCGGTCGGCatattattgtattttgttttgccTCCTTTTCGCTGTAGGTTACGCAATTGGTGAAGTAGTCTCAATGCATGCACCTGATTGGATAGACGCATGGCTAGTCCGGGCGGCTGCTGTATTCATTTACATAGAATAGACTTCAGGTCTATTCTTGTCCGGCAAAGATCCCATAATGCATCGCGCGACTGCCTCTCCGGCTCTTCATAGGAAATgaatttcttctctctctctttctcgacCTGCTCACTCTGGCGCACTCAACTTTGCCAGTACGCTCGCTCAACATTGCACGCTGTAACAAATGTGCCACAAAATCAACCAATCGGGAGTCAGGAAAGCTCAATTATGATTTATATTGGCCCTCTTGGCCAgatcacccttgtgaaagacaTCTTGGTCTCATcgggttaattacctggttaaataaaggttaaatgaaataaatgatagGCTGCTTCTTCTCCAATTAGATCGCTTATTCTGTTTGAATCATTCTCTGAACAGACAGGCAGTGTATCAGAGATAACAGAAGGACTACAATACCTCTATCATGCTGTCCAGAGGGAAATAAGTGCCAGCTCTGTTCCAATTGTGGAACAGGAAACAGAGGCTGGTCCAGGATCTGGACACCCCAAAATCATCATAGAGAAAGACAAACTAAAGTCTCCTGCATTGCAAAGCGCCTTGGTGTCTCAAGAAGAACAATTTACAGGAGAATGCAAGAATTTGTCTTGTCTGTACGAGGATCACACAGCACAGTGACTGACCAAGAGCTGGACGACATTATCTCAGTTGTTAAAGCTCAGATGCCAAATGCTGGGTATCAAATGGTACAAGGCCGTTTGGTTTCAATGGGTCTCCGCGTACAGCGGTGGAGAATGATGGCATCCATGCATCGTGTTGATGCTGCAGGGATATTCTTGCGGCTCATACAACTGGAGTGTTTAGTCCAAAGAAGTTACTCTGTGCATGGCCCTCTCTCCTTGGTCCAAATTGAAACAAATCATATACTGACACAGGTACAGGAAAATAtcatttttcaataaatgtaCATGCAGAATGTTTGTAGAAGGAAACatgttaaaaggaaaaaatccAAATGAATCAAGAACAGCCTTCagtatgttgaaaatgttccCCCTTTTGAACAGGTACAATATTGTGGTCTTTGGAGGAGTGGATGGTTACTCAAGGAAGGTAATTGATGTGTTGCCATTTCTTGTTGATAATGTTATCAATTTCAAAGAGCTTATAATGAATTTAATTGATCACTACCATAGGCAGATAATCAGCTGCCTGAGATGTATAGTTTTATCATTGTAAATTTGAACAAAAAgattatcttttattctttagaaaaacatgaagaagtgGGGAATGGTAGTCGAGTATTTTAGCAACCACTGAAAAAATGCCAAGAGTCTGAGTGAATAGACACAATGGTAGTCCAATGTTACGCTGCTAACAGAAAAGTTTAATTGGCCAGCAGAGGTCAGTGTGGCATTCCTGTATGGATCACATAAATATCACATCTAATTTAAATGTCCACCAACAAAACGCCTTTGAGGATCATTGAAATTCTTCTGTTGTGCTGAGTTAAGTCTACTTGCCTTCCTAACAGTGGTTAATAATTCAGGTGCTGCTGGATGTCTGCTTGTGTATTTCAGATACAATTTATGTACGAGTCATATCTTGATCAACTGAAAAATGTGGGTGTTCAGCACATGTAGCAGTAGTATTTGACAAGTTTtatgatataaatacaaaacgctgtaaaaataaatctgttgcAATGCCCTATTGGAATATGAAGAAACTGCCTGTATTTCCTTTCATGGTATTTTATAAACACTCAGCTCTATGACCAGCTGAGTCGTATCCAAGACATTACATTGAAGTTCAATATATATCATGTTTTATTGCAGATCTTGCATTTGGATGTTACAACAAATAATAGAGCATCAACTGCTTTCTCATTCTTCCTGAGAtcaaccccaaaaaaaaataagaatttagTTAAGAATCTAAGTTAAGAATTAAGAATCTTTAGTTTCTGGACAGTCAATTAGAAAATCATTGGACTTAactttgtcttttaaataaattgtcAAATTTTCGTCTGATTTTATGTGCAAAACTTCAgacactaaaatgacacaatcaaGACAATCTGAGATTCTtatgtttgtattattttagTCTTCAAGACAAAAATGAGCCATAGATATTAGAACTATTGGTTTCAATGTGATTGAAAAGAAATGACAGGAGACAGTCTGGCTTTAGACCGTCAATAACAACAACTACTCTATCATTCATCAAGGCAGGAGAGCAGCCCAAACTACatctcagagctgcagctggcCTTCTCTCCACCGCACAGGACTGGCAGCTAACTGGTTGACCTGGGAAAGCAACTGAAGTTTCCAGCACACATCGCAGAAACATCATTACGACCAGATATCGTCATTTTATCGGAGGCCTAAAGACAGCTTGCCCTGAGAGAAATGACTGTGCCCTGGCCAGATACCAGGGACTTCCTGAGTGTAGCCGGAAACGAGGGCGGAAAGCGAACTGTTACCCATTTGAAGTAAGCTGCTGAGGCTTTGCAGGCCGCTCTCTCCACAGAGTCTACACCCTGCTGGGTATGAGAGGGTCACTGAGGAGAACAGCCATCAGGACTGCAACGGGGGCAGCAGAGAAAGTCTCCAGGTGGCTGTGGATAGAAAGGGGGGATTCATGGCCTAATGCTGCTGGGACGCAAGTCGGGGGCTTGATCAACACGCCTGGGCGAGGACGCATGATGTTGCGAGACCCGAAACACCCAATGAACCCAGAAAACATCACTGATCCGTAGGATGTGTCTTTTATCTACAGCAGCAAGATGAAATTAAATCTGACGGCAGACCAACTCCACAACGAGTGTGAGTTATTTTTTCGAGTGTGGTTATTTAGCTTGATTTGCATTTCTTGCCTGGAT
This window contains:
- the LOC132991663 gene encoding apoptosis regulator BAX-like, producing the protein MADGREEEKREGGQELLGAVGGEDVIDDPIMDLAAVLLRGYVIELINAEEPGRHVSPEDLGGRSSEQQDPKVKKMVEQLLQITELNRNAELQQLINQIPGNCAQGIFMKVARNIFADGINWGRVVALFYLAYRLIYKAITSNHEENIGIIFSGFLQVIREQLHTWLVQEGGWEGVIRGISRWRTVAIVASVVLVATFVYYRRTR